The following coding sequences are from one Plasmodium coatneyi strain Hackeri chromosome 11, complete sequence window:
- a CDS encoding 4-hydroxybenzoate hexaprenyltransferase gives MGALQTVRSLSRGTPSMKSIPVKGVIPMFVLHAGKGKKTGFPPRCNGTAGICRRRSVAGIASTGVDPTGSNQRKDNSNGGRSMINRRNHVNNPASYPSNNLRNHSVRCYANWVTAIQLPDKVKQNLTAYVTLSRLHIPTGVHLLLNSALYGYFLTLPVESLFTTPGNELNWESIYKIGRDIALFAFGSLNSRIVGCIINDLFDRKYDRHVERTKNRPLANNTVTMTRAFTYLGIHSALSLLTLFQFSPQTIYTGLLSTAFIISYPLMKRITYYAQVYLSITFNLGFLISCSVNIDLAANVLPLCVSFLPLCYLTIIYDTIYAHQDKWDDIKLNLKSLAIKWGDNTLKYSKLLAVNMIYLFYLSGYLFDMHYSYYVMSTCNVLYLLHCISKTSLDDREKCMAFFKNSKNILMFFALSALVAKGCQAYQRLGEGTQKDPPQVEKIPTGK, from the coding sequence ATGGGGGCTCTGCAAACAGTACGCAGTCTATCCAGGGGCACCCCATCGATGAAGAGCATTCCTGTGAAGGGAGTAATTCCCATGTTTGTTCTCCACgcagggaaagggaaaaagacgGGCTTTCCCCCAAGGTGCAATGGAACGGCCGGCAtatgcagaagaagaagtgttGCTGGCATTGCGTCCACGGGGGTGGATCCCACAGGAAGTAACCAACGTAAGGACAACTCGAACGGGGGAAGATCAATGATAAATCGAAGGAACCATGTGAACAATCCAGCAAGTTACCCCTCCAATAACCTCCGTAACCATAGCGTTCGATGCTACGCCAATTGGGTGACGGCCATCCAGCTTCCCGACAAGGTAAAGCAGAACCTAACTGCATATGTAACGTTATCTAGGCTGCACATCCCAACAGGGGTACACCTTCTCCTGAACTCAGCCCTTTATGGTTACTTCCTAACCCTGCCAGTGGAAAGTCTATTCACCACCCCAGGGAATGAACTCAATTGGGAGTCTATATACAAAATCGGAAGAGACATCGCCCTGTTTGCCTTTGGCAGTCTGAATAGCCGTATCGTTGGCTGCATAATAAATGACCTCTTTGACAGAAAATATGACAGACATGTTGAGAGAACAAAAAACAGACCACTAGCAAATAACACCGTTACGATGACAAGAGCATTTACCTACCTAGGTATCCACTCGGCATTGTCTCTCCTAACCCTCTTTCAGTTTAGTCCGCAGACCATTTACACAGGATTACTTTCCACCGCGTTCATCATTTCGTATCCTTTAATGAAGCGAATAACTTACTACGCACAGGTCTATTTGTCGATCACCTTTAATCTTggctttttaatttcctgcAGCGTGAATATAGACCTCGCTGCGAATGTGCTTCCCCTATGTGTCAGCTTTTTGCCTTTGTGTTATCTGACCATAATATATGATACGATATATGCTCACCAGGATAAATGGGATGACATAAAGTTGAACCTGAAGTCGCTGGCTATAAAATGGGGGGATAACACATTGAAGTATTCGAAACTGTTAGCCGTTAACATGATTTATCTGTTTTATTTGTCTGGATACCTCTTCGATATGCACTACTCTTACTACGTCATGTCGACCTGCAATGTGCTCTACTTGTTGCATTGCATTAGTAAGACTTCGCTGGACGACAGGGAGAAGTGCATGGCCTTTTTCAAAAACAGCAAGAATATTCTGATGTTCTTTGCGCTCTCCGCGTTGGTCGCCAAGGGGTGTCAAGCGTACCAAAGGTTGGGAGAAGGAACACAGAAAGATCCCCCACAAGTGGAGAAGATACCCACAGGGAAGTAA